From Oryza sativa Japonica Group chromosome 4, ASM3414082v1, one genomic window encodes:
- the LOC4335763 gene encoding 1,4-alpha-glucan-branching enzyme 2, chloroplastic/amyloplastic, whose amino-acid sequence MASFAVSGARLGVVRAGGGGGGGGGPAARSGGVDLPSVLFRRKDSFSRGVVSCAGAPGKVLVPGGGSDDLLSSAEPDVETQEQPEESQIPDDNKVKPFEEEEEIPAVAEASIKVVAEDKLESSEVIQDIEENVTEGVIKDADEPTVEDKPRVIPPPGDGQKIYQIDPMLEGFRNHLDYRYSEYKRMRAAIDQHEGGLDAFSRGYEKLGFTRSAEGITYREWAPGAQSAALVGDFNNWNPNADTMTRNEYGVWEISLPNNADGSPAIPHGSRVKIRMDTPSGVKDSIPAWIKFAVQAPGEIPYNGIYYDPPEEEKYVFQHPQPKRPNSLRIYESHIGMSSPEPKINTYANFRDEVLPRIKKLGYNAVQIMAIQEHSYYASFGYHVTNFFAPSSRFGTPEDLKSLIDKAHELGLLVLMDIVHSHASNNTLDGLNGFDGTDTHYFHGGPRGHHWMWDSRLFNYGSWEVLRYLLSNARWWLEEYKFDGFRFDGVTSMMYTHHGLQVAFTGNYGEYFGFATDVDAVVYLMLVNDLIHGLYPEAVAIGEDVSGMPTFCIPVQDGGVGFDYRLHMAVPDKWIELLKQSDEYWKMGDIVHTLTNRRWSEKCVTYAESHDQALVGDKTIAFWLMDKDMYDFMALDRPSTPRIDRGIALHKMIRLVTMGLGGEGYLNFMGNEFGHPEWIDFPRGPQSLPNGSVLPGNNYSFDKCRRRFDLGDADYLRYHGMQEFDQAMQHLEEKYGFMTSEHQYISRKHEEDKVIIFERGDLVFVFNFHWSNSYFDYRVGCLKPGKYKIVLDSDDGLFGGFSRLDHDAEYFTADWPHDNRPCSFSVYTPSRTAVVYALTED is encoded by the exons ATGGCGTCGTTCGCGGTGTCCGGCGCGAGGCTCGGGGTCGTGCgggcggggggcggcggcggcggcgggggtggcccggcggcgcgatccggcgggGTGGACTTGCCGTCGGTGCTCTTCAGGAGGAAGGACTCCTTCTCAC GTGGCGTTGTGAGCTGCGCGGGTGCTCCTGGGAAGGTGCTGGTGCCTGGCGGTGGGAGCGACGACTTGCTGTCCTCTGCGGAACCAGACGTGGAAACTCAAGAGCAACCTGAAGAATCTCAG ATACCTGATGATAATAAAGTAAAACCttttgaggaggaggaagagattcCAGCAGTGGCAGAAGCAAGCATAAAGGTTGTGGCTGAAGACAAACTTGAATCTTCAGAAGTGATTCAAGACATTGAGGAAAATGTGACTGAGGGTGTGATCAAAGATGCTGATGAACCAACTGTGGAGGATAAACCACGAGTTATCCCACCACCAGGAGATGGGCAGAAGATATACCAAATTGACCCAATGCTGGAAGGATTTCGGAACCATCTTGACTACCG ATACAGTGAATACAAGAGAATGCGTGCAGCTATTGACCAACATGAAGGTGGCTTGGATGCATTTTCTCGTGGTTACGAAAAGCTTGGATTCACCCGCAG CGCTGAAGGCATTACCTACCGAGAATGGGCACCTGGAGCACAG TCTGCAGCATTAGTAGGTGACTTCAACAATTGGAACCCAAATGCAGATACTATGACCAGA AATGAGTATGGTGTTTGGGAGATTTCCCTGCCTAACAATGCTGATGGATCCCCTGCTATTCCTCATGGCTCACGTGTAAAG ATTCGGATGGATACACCATCTGGCGTAAAGGATTCAATTCCTGCCTGGATTAAGTTTGCTGTGCAGGCTCCAGGTGAAATACCGTACAACGGTATATATTATGATCCACCTGAAGAA GAAAAATATGTATTCCAACATCCTCAACCTAAACGACCAAATTCGCTGCGGATATATGAATCACATATTGGAATGAGTAGCCCG GAACCGAAGATAAACACATATGCTAATTTTAGGGATGAGGTGCTACCAAGAATTAAAAAGCTTGGGTACAATGCTGTACAGATAATGGCAATCCAGGAGCACTCTTATTACGCAAGCTTTGG GTATCATGTTACTAACTTCTTTGCGCCAAGTAGCCGTTTCGGAACCCCAGAAGACTTGAAATCTCTGATTGATAAAGCTCACGAGCTTGGTTTGCTTGTACTTATGGATATTGTTCACAG TCATGCATCAAACAATACCCTGGATGGTTTGAATGGTTTTGATGGTACTGATACACATTACTTCCATGGTGGACCACGGGGTCATCACTGGATGTGGGATTCTCGCCTGTTCAACTATGGGAGTTGGGAA GTTTTAAGATATTTACTGTCGAATGCAAGGTGGTGGCTTGAAGAATACAAGTTTGATGGGTTTCGATTTGATGGGGTGACCTCCATGATGTATACTCATCATGGTTTACAG GTGGCATTTACTGGCAACTATGGCGAATATTTTGGATTTGCTACTGATGTTGATGCAGTAGTTTACTTGATGCTGGTGAACGATCTAATTCATGGGCTTTATCCTGAGGCTGTAGCCATTGGTGAAGAT GTCAGCGGGATGCCCACATTTTGTATTCCTGTTCAAGATGGTGGTGTTGGTTTTGACTATCGTTTGCATATGGCTGTACCGGACAAATGGATCGAACTCCTCAA GCAAAGTGACGAATATTGGAAAATGGGTGATATCGTGCACACCCTAACGAATAGAAGGTGGTCAGAGAAGTGTGTTACTTATGCAGAAAGTCATGACCAAGCACTAGTTGGTGACAAGACTATTGCATTCTGGTTGATGGATAAG GATATGTATGATTTTATGGCTCTAGACAGACCTTCAACACCTCGCATTGATCGTGGGATAGCATTACATAAAATGATTAGGCTTGTCACCATGGGCTTAGGAGGCGAAGGCTATCTTAATTTCATGGGAAATGAGTTTGGGCATCCTG AATGGATAGATTTCCCAAGAGGCCCGCAAAGTCTTCCAAATGGCTCGGTCCTCCCAGGAAACAACTACAGTTTTGATAAATGCCGTCGTAGATTTGACCTT GGAGATGCAGATTATCTTAGATATCATGGTATGCAAGAGTTTGATCAGGCCATGCAGCATCTTGAGGAAAAATATGGA TTCATGACATCTGAGCACCAGTATATATCGCGCAAACACGAGGAGGATAAGGTGATCATCTTCGAGAGAGGAGATTTGGTATTCGTGTTCAACTTCCACTGGAGTAATAGCTATTTTGACTATCGCGTCGGTTGTTTAAAGCCTGGAAAGTACAAG ATTGTGTTGGACTCAGACGATGGCCTCTTTGGTGGATTCAGTCGGCTTGATCATGATGCTGAGTACTTCACTGCT GACTGGCCGCATGACAACAGACCATGTTCATTCTCGGTGTACACCCCAAGCAGAACCGCCGTCGTGTATGCACTTACAGAGGACTAA
- the LOC4335764 gene encoding tyrosine-protein phosphatase RLPH2 — protein sequence MDGQDRVVTIIGRCVCFPGLLGNWNSTFPLFLWCVISNLWETGNDAGGEMSPPPPPPPPRVVICVGDVHGYISKLESLWANLQSALPPDAFATALVVFLGDYCDRGPSTREVIDFLLALPSRHPAQRHAFLCGNHDLAFAAFVGALPPPPDGTPFSSTWGEYIQNEENEGWYRGPGHEGMHCQGRRWGGIMKEKRNPKRGSSYMGSIYDARPTFESYGVAHGSPDLVKAVPEEHKKFLRELVWIHEEENVPIDTNEGQIICKLIAVHAGLERSIDLNEQFRILRTKDTKISKVAMLSGRQDVWNIPKDLAGKQTIVVSGHHGKLHIDGLRFVIDEGGGYADRPIAAIVFPSKELIRSTEGTSSQNRSRYHQE from the exons ATGGACGGTCAGGATCGTGTTGTCACCATCATCGGACGGTGCGTTTGTTTCCCTGGGCTACTTGGAAATTGGAATTCtacttttcctctctttctgTGGTGTGTTATCAGCAACCTGTGGGAAACAGGaaacgacgccggcggcgagatgtctcctccgccaccgccgccgcctccccgcgtGGTGATCTGCGTGGGAGACGTCCACGGCTACATCTCCAAGCTGGAGAGCCTGTGGGCGAACCTCCAGTCCGCGCTCCCGCCCGACGCCTTCGCCACCGcgctcgtcgtcttcctcggcgactactgcgaccGCGGGCCCAGCACCCGCGAGGTCATCGACTTCCTCCTCGCGCTCCCGTCCCGCCACCCCGCGCAGCGCCACGCCTTCCTCTGCGGCAACCACgacctcgccttcgccgccttcgtcggggcgctgccgccgccgcccgacggcACCCCGTTCTCGTCCACCTGGGGGGAGTACATCCAGAACGAGGAGAACGAGGGGTGGTACCGTGGCCCCGGCCACGAGGGGATGCATTGccaggggaggagatggggcgGGATCATGAAGGAGAAGAGGAATCCCAAGAGGGGGTCATCGTACATGGGCTCCATCTACGACGCGCGCCCTACCTTCGAGTCCTACGGCGTTGCTCATGGATCCCCAG ATCTTGTGAAGGCTGTACCTGAGGAGCACAAAAAATTTCTGCGCGAATTGGTTTGGATCCATGAGGAG GAAAATGTACCCATTGATACTAACGAAGGACAGATTATTTGTAAGCTTATTGCGGTTCATGCTGGCCTGGAGAGGTCGATTGATTTGAATGAACAGTTTAGAATTTTGAGAACTAAAGATACAAAGATATCAAAGGTTGCAATGCTAAGCGGGAGGCAGGACGTTTGGAACATACCAAAG GATCTGGCTGGCAAGCAGACCATCGTTGTAAGTGGACACCATGGGAAGCTCCACATTGATGGCCTCCGATTCGTCATCGATGAAGGTGGCGGATATGCAGACAGACCTATAGCTGCTATTGTGTTTCCTTCGAAGGAATTGATCAGGAGCACAGAAGGAACTTCATCCCAGAATCGATCCAGATATCATCAGGAGTAG
- the LOC4335765 gene encoding histone deacetylase 9, with the protein MLEKDRIAYFYDGDVGNVYFGPNHPMKPHRLCMTHHLVLSYDLHKKMEIYRPHKAYPTELAQFHSADYVEFLHRITPDTQHLYENELRRYNLGEDCPVFDNLFEFCQIYAGGTLDAARRLNHKTCDIAINWAGGLHHAKKCEASGFCYINDLVLGILELLKYHARVLYIDIDVHHGDGVEEAFYFTDRVMTVSFHKYGDFFFPGTGDIKDIGEREGKYYAINIPLKDGIDDSGFTRLFKTVIAKVVETYLPGAIVLQCGADSLARDRLGCFNLSIEGHAECVKFVKKFNIPLLVTGGGGYTKENVARCWAVETGVLLDTELPNEIPDNEYIKYFAPDYTLKVSNVNMDNLNSKSYLSSIKVQVMESLRAIQHAPGVQMQEVPPDFYIPDIDEDELDPDERVDQHTQDKQIHRDDEYYEGDNDNDHEDGAR; encoded by the exons ATGCTGGAGAAAGACAGGATAGCCTACTTCTACGATG GCGATGTGGGCAATGTCTACTTTGGGCCAAATCACCCGATGAAACCACATCGACTTTGTATGACACATCATCTTGTGCTTTCATATGATCTTCACAAGAAGATGGAGATATAT AGGCCCCACAAAGCATATCCAACAGAGCTCGCACAGTTCCATTCTGCTGATTATGTGGAATTCTTGCATCGGATAACTCCTGACACCCAACACCTGTATGAAAATGAATTACGTAGAT ACAATCTTGGAGAAGACTGCCCAGTCTTTGATAATCTGTTTGAGTTTTGCCAAATATATGCTGGAGGAACTCTAG ATGCGGCTCGCAGATTGAATCATAAAACATGTGATATTGCTATCAATTGGGCTGGTGGATTGCATCATGCAAAGAAGTGCGAGGCATCAGGGTTCTGCTACATTAATGATCTGGTTTTGGGAATTCTGGAGCTTCTCAAGTACCATGCCAGGGTTCTCTATATTGATATCGATGTTCATCACGGGGATGGAGTTGAAGAAGCCTTTTATTTCACTGACAG GGTAATGACTGTAAGTTTCCACAAGTATGGTGATTTTTTCTTCCCTGGCACAGGTGATATTAAG GATAtaggagaaagagaaggaaaatattATGCCATTAACATTCCACTTAAAGATGGGATAGATGACTCCGGCTTTACTCGCCTTTTTAAAACA GTTATTGCCAAAGTTGTTGAGACATATCTGCCAGGTGCTATTGTTCTTCAATGCGGGGCTGATTCCTTGGCACGGGACCGTCTGGGGTGCTTCAATCTGTCCATTGAAG GCCATGCTGAATGTGTGAAGTTTGTCAAGAAATTCAATATCCCTCTACTG GTGACTGGGGGTGGTGGATACACAAAAGAGAATGTAGCACGCTGTTGGGCTGTTGAAACTGGTGTTCTTCTAGATACGGAGCTCCCAAATG AAATTCCAGACAATGAATACATCAAATACTTTGCTCCAGATTATACATTGAAAGTATCGAATGTGAACATG GACAACTTGAATAGCAAGTCATATCTAAGTTCAATCAAAGTGCAAGTCATGGAGAGTTTGCGGGCCATACAACATGCGCCTGGTGTTCAGATGCAAGAG GTTCCACCAGATTTTTATATCCCAGATATTGATGAAGATGAGCTGGATCCTGATGAACGTGTAGATC AGCATACCCAAGACAAGCAGATTCATCGCGATGACGAGTACTATGAAGGTGACAACGACAATGATCATGAGGACGGGGCCCGTTGA
- the LOC4335766 gene encoding neutral/alkaline invertase 3, chloroplastic-like, whose protein sequence is MEIARVVAPPLRLAWCPASRRWGRRKGRPPCPSSLPGPRHDHAVKRPGGEAAGGRSVNGAAPAPAPAPAEAPAKAPQRRQRRGPHDVEDEAWGLLRESVVRYCGSPVGTIAACDPNDASPLNYDQVFIRDFVPSGIAFLLKGDYEIVRNFILHTLQLQSWEKTMDCHSPGQGLMPASFKVRVVPLDGDDDVTEEVLDPDFGEAAIGRVAPVDSGLWWIILLRAYGKCSGDLSVQERIDVQTGIKMILKLCLADGFDMFPTLLVTDGSCMIDRRMGIHGHPLEIQALFYSALLCAREMLTPEDGSADLIRALNSRLIALSFHIREYYWLDKRKLNEIYRYKTEEYSYDAVNKFNIYPDQIPPWLVEWIPPKGGYFIGNLQPAHMDFRFFSLGNLWSIVSSLATSHQSDAILDLVEAKWSDLVADMPMKICYPALEDQEWKFITGSDPKNTAWSYHNGGSWPTLLWQLTVACIKVDRSEIAAKAVEVAERRIANDKWPEYYDTKRARFIGKQSRLFQTWTIAGFLVAKQLLENPDKSRILWNNEDEEILNAMNRMTDASNLKRRRGRKGLKKTYIV, encoded by the exons ATGGAGATCGCGCGGGTGGTCGCGCCGCCACTGCGCCTCGCGTGGTGCCCCGCGTCGaggcggtgggggaggaggaaggggaggcccCCGTGTCCCAGCTCGCTGCCGGGGCCGCGCCACGACCACGCCGTGAAGAGGccaggcggcgaggcggcgggcgggaggAGCGTCAACGGCGCCGCTCCGGCTCCAGCTCCCGCTCCCGCGGAGGCGCCGGCGAAGGCGCCGCAGAGGAGGCAGAGGCGCGGGCCTCATGACGTGGAGGACGAGGCGTGGGGGCTGCTCCGGGAGTCGGTGGTGCGCTACTGCGGCAGCCCCGTGGGCACGATCGCCGCGTGCGACCCCAACGACGCCAGCCCGCTCAACTACGACCAGGTGTTCATCCGGGACTTCGTGCCCTCGGGCATCGCCTTCCTGCTCAAGGGGGACTACGAGATCGTCCGCAACTTCATCCTGCACACCCTCCAGCTCCAG AGCTGGGAGAAAACGATGGACTGCCACAGTCCAGGTCAAGGGTTGATGCCAGCAAGTTTCAAGGTGCGTGTTGTTCCACTTGACGGGGACGATGATGTAACTGAGGAAGTCCTGGATCCTGATTTCGGGGAGGCTGCAATAGGACGTGTGGCACCAGTTGATTCTG GTTTATGGTGGATCATATTGCTGAGAGCATACGGAAAATGTTCAGGCGATCTGTCGGTTCAGGAGAGAATTGATGTCCAGACTGGAATAAAGATGATCTTGAAGCTCTGCTTAGCTGATGGCTTCGACATGTTTCCCACCTTGCTTGTTACTGATGGCTCATGCATGATAGATCGTCGAATGGGAATCCATGGACACCCATTGGAAATTCAG GCACTTTTCTATTCAGCTCTCTTGTGTGCACGTGAGATGCTTACCCCAGAAGATGGATCAGCTGACTTGATTCGTGCCCTAAATAGCAGGCTTATTGCACTCTCTTTTCATATCAGAGAGTATTATTGGCTTGACAAGAGAAAGCTAAATGAGATATATCGATACAAAACAGAGGAGTATTCTTATGACGCTGTCAACAAGTTTAACATATATCCAGATCAGATTCCTCCCTGGCTGGTTGAATGGATCCCTCCTAAAGGGGGTTACTTCATTGGAAACCTGCAGCCAGCTCATATGGATTTTCGGTTCTTTTCTCTTGGGAACTTGTGGTCAATAGTAAGTAGTTTGGCAACATCCCACCAGTCTGATGCTATTTTGGATCTGGTTGAAGCCAAATGGTCTGATTTAGTGGCGGATATGCCAATGAAGATATGCTATCCTGCTCTTGAGGATCAGGAGTGGAAATTCATTACAGGGAGCGACCCTAAAAATAC GGCTTGGTCTTACCATAATGGAGGTTCCTGGCCAACACTATTGTGGCAG CTCACAGTAGCATGTATCAAGGTGGACCGGTCAGAGATTGCAGCAAAAGCTGTGGAGGTTGCTGAGCGACGTATTGCCAATGATAAATGGCCTGAATACTACGATACCAAACGTGCACGATTCATCGGGAAGCAGTCTCGGCTTTTTCAGACATGGACCATTGCCGGTTTTCTCGTGGCCAAGCAGCTGTTAGAAAACCCTGATAAATCGAGAATACTGTGGAACAACGAGGATGAGGAAATTCTCAACGCTATGAATCGCATGACTGATGCATCCAATCTGAAGAGGCGGCGTGGCAGGAAAGGACTCAAGAAGACTTATATTGTGTAA
- the LOC4335767 gene encoding serine/threonine-protein kinase D6PK — MGSSGCSEIVELVDESKDARPGGVTHLRVRVKPVGQEHGARSCSVEDDLDRLIRSINVRTSARASGQTSTDRRLIALGKSPISSSEIVESVSLKQALRKMCISQASEMAAMKRMPKPTAVSNTPEAGAIKKLYTSVVVQTNKERDEKNKFGKVSVLPEKDVISSSVKSTEAKNKVRNKSPAKKNVRSASPTTTKVQKTRIQDVISNKSSEASEDLPAGPAVAKQRKGKMKTSSPRAVPVGGSRLVFRSKTSTKKKVKPEPAAAVVSHKTCEAKSSNSQANKKHEALQDEPRTPTPINKKAAASSISTDGANCGTKGCGVGEIHGSKPSELSRSKEKGECSQSSKSSMGDYSTSTSISDDSYGSFSGNGCRPHMSKDVRWGAIRRMAIQQGSLGLKNFKLLKQLGCGDIGTVYLAELVGSECMFALKVMDIEYLISRKKMLRAQTEREILQMLDHPFLPTLYSFFTTDNLSCLVMEYCPGGDLHVLRQKQPTRTFSEAAARFYVAEVLLALEYLHMLGVIYRDLKPENILVREDGHIMLSDFDLSLRCSVNPMLVRASSVGRDEPSRPSGPCAESCIDPLCIQPSWANSSCFTPRLVSSTPSRPRRPRGEPQKKPSLPQLVVEPTDARSNSFVGTHEYLAPEIIRGDGHGSSVDWWTLGIFLYELLYGRTPFRGPGNEETLTNVVSQGLKFPDNPAVSFHARDLIRGLLVKDPEYRLGSTKGAAEIKRHPFFEGLNWALIRWTAPPETPKSFDAASLTTARKKKEGKCLEFRLNGDDIEFELF, encoded by the exons ATGGGTTCTTCAGGTTGCTCAGAGATAGTCGAATTGGTGGATGAGTCGAAGGATGCCCGTCCTGGTGGTGTCACCCACCTGAGGGTGAGAGTGAAGCCGGTGGGTCAGGAGCATGGAGCGCGGTCGTGCTCCGTCGAGGATGATCTCGATAGGCTCATTAGATCGATTAATGTGCGCACATCCGCACGGGCTTCTGGGCAGACGAGCACGGATAGGAGGCTTATCGCGCTCGGGAAGTCGCCGATATCGAGCTCGGAGATTGTTGAGTCTGTGAGCCTGAAACAGGCCCTGAGGAAGATGTGCATCTCGCAGGCGTCGGAGATGGCCGCCATGAAGAGGATGCCGAAGCCGACGGCGGTGTCAAATACCCCAGAAGCTGGGGCAATTAAGAAGCTTTATACATCTGTTGTGGTTCAAACCAACAAGGAGCGGGATGAAAAGAATAAGTTTGGAAAAGTGTCCGTTTTGCCTGAGAAGGATGTAATAAGTTCATCGGTGAAGTCAACGGAAGCCAAGAACAAGGTACGGAACAAAAGCCCAGCTAAGAAAAATGTGCGTTCAGCATCTCCAACCACAACAAAGGTCCAGAAAACCAGAATCCAAGATGTGATCAGTAATAAGTCATCTGAGGCAAGTGAAGATTTGCCTGCAGGTCCTGCGGTGGCTAAACAGAGAAAGGGCAAAATGAAAACATCTAGCCCCCGTGCAGTTCCTGTGGGCGGTTCACGCCTGGTGTTCCGGAGTAAAACCTCCACCAAGAAGAAGGTCAAACCAGAACCAGCTGCTGCAGTGGTATCTCACAAGACTTGTGAGGCAAAAAGTTCCAATTCTCAAGCTAATAAGAAGCACGAGGCCCTACAGGATGAACCCAGAACTCCAACACCAATCAACAAGAAGGCTGCGGCTAGCTCTATCAGCACTGATGGAGCTAATTGTGGCACCAAAGGATGTGGTGTTGGTGAGATCCATGGTTCAAAGCCCAGTGAGTTGTCAAGATCGAAGGAAAAGGGTGAATGCTCCCAAAGCTCAAAGAGCAGCATGGGTGATTATAGCACCAGCACAAGCATAAGCGATGATAGTTATGGTAGTTTCAGTGGCAATGGCTGCAGGCCTCACATGTCAAAAGATGTGAGATGGGGGGCCATTAGGCGCATGGCAATCCAACAAGGGAGCCTGGGACTGAAGAACTTCAAGCTTCTCAAACAACTTGGTTGTGGAGATATTGGGACTGTTTATCTAGCTGAATTGGTGGGTTCTGAATGCATGTTCGCATTGAAAGTTATGGATATCGAGTACCTGATAAGTAGAAAGAAGATGCTTCGAGCACAAACTGAGAGGGAGATCCTGCAAATGCTCGACCACCCATTTCTTCCAACTCTGTATTCTTTTTTCACGACCGATAATCTGTCTTGCCTAGTCATGGAGTATTGCCCTGGCGGTGACCTGCATGTTCTACGACAGAAACAGCCTACCAGGACCTTTTCAGAAGCTGCTGCTAG GTTTTATGTTGCTGAAGTTCTCCTAGCATTGGAATATCTACATATGTTGGGGGTCATATATCGCGATCTGAAACCAGAAAACATACTTGTTCGTGAAGATGGGCACATTATGCTCTCTGATTTCGATCTGTCCCTGAGGTGCTCAGTAAATCCAATGCTTGTAAGGGCCTCATCAGTAGGAAGAGATGAACCTAGTAGACCTTCTGGCCCTTGTGCGGAAAGCTGCATTGATCCACTCTGTATCCAACCGTCATGGGCCAATTCTTCTTGCTTCACGCCTCGGCTAGTTTCCTCTACCCCTTCCAGGCCACGGCGGCCGAGGGGTGAGCCTCAGAAGAAACCATCACTGCCACAGCTTGTTGTTGAGCCAACTGATGCAAGGTCAAATTCGTTCGTCGGTACCCATGAATATCTTGCACCAGAGATTATCAGAGGAGATGGCCATGGTAGCTCGGTCGACTGGTGGACTCTTGGCATCTTTCTCTATGAATTACTCTATGGCAGGACACCGTTCAGGGGACCCGGCAATGAGGAGACACTGACAAATGTGGTCTCGCAGGGGCTGAAGTTCCCTGATAACCCTGCTGTCAGCTTCCATGCCCGGGATTTGATCAGAGGGTTGCTTGTGAAGGATCCGGAGTACCGGCTAGGCTCAACGAAAGGAGCTGCTGAGATCAAGCGGCATCCCTTCTTCGAAGGCCTGAACTGGGCATTGATCCGATGGACTGCACCGCCTGAGACTCCGAAAAGCTTCGACGCGGCAAGCCTCACGACGGcacggaagaagaaggaaggcAAGTGCCTGGAGTTCAGGCTGAATGGAGACGACATTGAGTTTGAGCTCTTCTAG